In Deltaproteobacteria bacterium CG11_big_fil_rev_8_21_14_0_20_49_13, the following proteins share a genomic window:
- the galT gene encoding galactose-1-phosphate uridylyltransferase has protein sequence MPELRKDPIVGRWVIISTERAQRPSDFKNEREEKKGGFCPFCYGNEHVTPPEVLAYRPGGGLANKSGWSLRVVPNKFPALMIEGSANKKGDGVYDMMNGIGAHEVIVESPDHNLNLANLGEQQFEDVFWAFRDRILDLKKDKRFRYVLVFKNHGLRAGASLEHSHCQLIALPILPKTVIEELSGANDYYSYKERCLYCDIITQEIEDQKRVVLENEDFIALCPFAPRFPFEVWVMPKKHTAYFSESTKHEIHNLSQIMQRTLKKLEKALNDPPYNFMLHTAPLAMHNPEVYHWHIEITPRLTRMAGFERGSGFYINPTSPEISAQFLREVDT, from the coding sequence ATGCCTGAACTAAGAAAAGATCCGATCGTTGGGAGGTGGGTGATCATCTCAACGGAAAGGGCGCAGAGGCCATCCGATTTTAAGAACGAAAGGGAAGAGAAAAAGGGGGGCTTTTGTCCCTTTTGCTACGGCAACGAACACGTTACGCCTCCGGAAGTGCTCGCTTATCGACCGGGAGGCGGACTGGCAAACAAGTCCGGCTGGAGCTTACGCGTTGTCCCCAACAAATTCCCGGCCCTTATGATAGAAGGTTCCGCCAATAAAAAGGGCGACGGCGTCTATGACATGATGAACGGTATCGGCGCACATGAAGTCATTGTCGAGTCTCCGGACCATAATTTGAACCTTGCGAACCTTGGGGAACAGCAGTTCGAGGATGTTTTCTGGGCGTTCCGCGACCGCATACTCGACCTTAAGAAGGACAAGCGTTTCCGTTACGTGCTCGTGTTCAAAAATCACGGCCTTCGCGCAGGTGCCAGCCTTGAACATTCACACTGTCAGCTCATCGCCCTTCCCATTCTTCCAAAGACGGTCATAGAAGAACTGAGCGGAGCGAACGATTACTATTCATATAAAGAACGATGCCTCTACTGCGATATCATCACCCAGGAGATAGAGGACCAGAAACGCGTGGTGCTCGAGAACGAAGATTTCATAGCCCTTTGTCCTTTCGCGCCGCGTTTCCCGTTCGAGGTCTGGGTAATGCCAAAGAAACATACCGCCTACTTCTCGGAATCAACGAAACATGAGATCCACAACCTTTCCCAGATAATGCAAAGGACGCTCAAAAAGCTCGAAAAGGCGCTGAACGACCCCCCGTACAACTTCATGCTCCACACAGCGCCTCTGGCAATGCATAATCCGGAAGTATATCACTGGCATATCGAAATAACCCCAAGGCTTACGCGCATGGCAGGTTTCGAACGCGGAAGCGGATTCTATATCAACCCCACTTCGCCGGAGATCTCGGCGCAGTTCTTAAGAGAGGTGGACACTTAA